One part of the Burkholderia vietnamiensis LMG 10929 genome encodes these proteins:
- the gcvA gene encoding transcriptional regulator GcvA produces the protein MARRLPPLNSLRAFEAAARLGSFTSAADELCVTHGAISRHVQQLEAWLDRPLFVRHNRRVELTDAGRAYLAEVGAALDRIALATAQQFGAGQQRVLRVSAPATFSLRWLVPKLSSFQVAHPTVEVRLSTSNEPIEKLRDKVDLIVRGGPQAIDGYVAEEFLSEVRLPVCAPKLLDGRQLRTPADLAGFTLLHAATYPGMWPEWLAAAGHADLVPRHSLTLEHFYLTLQGALDGLGVAMGPIALVADDIAEGRLVQPFSEPALPAWRYFTYVSTARAKDESVRAFTGWLKSVGNVVRAETRS, from the coding sequence ATGGCCCGGCGACTCCCACCGTTGAATTCATTGCGCGCATTCGAAGCCGCCGCGCGGCTCGGCAGTTTCACGTCGGCCGCCGACGAACTGTGCGTGACGCACGGCGCAATCAGCCGCCATGTGCAGCAACTGGAGGCATGGCTCGACCGGCCTCTATTCGTCCGGCACAATCGGCGCGTCGAGCTCACGGATGCGGGGCGCGCGTATCTCGCTGAAGTGGGCGCCGCGTTGGACCGGATCGCGCTCGCGACTGCGCAGCAATTCGGCGCGGGGCAGCAGCGCGTACTACGCGTCAGCGCGCCGGCGACGTTCTCGCTGCGTTGGCTCGTGCCGAAGCTGTCGTCGTTCCAGGTTGCTCATCCAACCGTCGAGGTGCGCCTGTCGACATCGAACGAGCCGATCGAGAAGTTGCGGGACAAGGTCGATCTGATCGTCCGAGGCGGCCCGCAGGCCATCGACGGTTACGTCGCCGAGGAATTCCTCTCCGAAGTCCGGCTGCCGGTGTGCGCGCCGAAACTGCTCGACGGCCGCCAACTGCGCACACCGGCGGACCTTGCCGGCTTCACGCTGCTGCATGCGGCAACCTATCCCGGCATGTGGCCCGAGTGGCTCGCGGCGGCGGGCCATGCAGATCTGGTTCCGCGGCACTCGCTCACGCTCGAGCACTTCTATCTGACGCTGCAAGGTGCGCTCGACGGCCTCGGCGTCGCGATGGGGCCGATCGCGCTCGTCGCCGACGACATCGCCGAAGGGCGTTTGGTGCAGCCATTCAGCGAGCCGGCGCTGCCGGCGTGGCGCTACTTCACTTACGTGTCGACCGCGCGTGCGAAGGATGAATCCGTGCGCGCATTCACGGGTTGGCTGAAGTCGGTGGGAAACGTGGTGCGCGCGGAAACGCGCAGCTGA
- a CDS encoding adenylosuccinate synthase — protein sequence MPNVVVVGAQWGDEGKGRVVDWLAAQADLVARYNGGHNAGHTLVVGGKTYKLALLPSGIVRGKRGVIGNGVALDPEALLAEIARMVELGVSVTPDNLSIAENATLVLPIHRAIDEAQERLRREPIGTTLRGIGPAYEDKVGRRALRVADLAEPDRLADKLDVLVDHHNARFRGLGLAPSSRDAMLATLVELAPKILPFVRPVWAELNDAHARGERILFEGSQAVMLDIDWGTYPFVTSSGTIASAAAAGTGLGASKLGHVLGVTKAYATRVGGGPFLTELDNATGERLRTRGREFGVNTGRPRRCGWLDAAQLRQAVCVSGIDSLALTKLDVLDGFESIALCVGYELDGARIAHLPTSLDAQLRVRPIYEEFAGWDGTVKGVRERAALPRAAQAFIERVEAVAGAPVSMITTGAERDDTIVLSNPFDFERA from the coding sequence ATGCCGAACGTGGTGGTGGTGGGCGCGCAATGGGGCGACGAAGGCAAGGGTCGCGTCGTGGACTGGCTCGCGGCGCAGGCGGATCTCGTCGCCCGCTATAACGGCGGCCACAACGCGGGGCACACGTTGGTCGTCGGCGGGAAAACGTACAAGCTTGCACTGCTGCCGAGCGGCATCGTACGCGGCAAGCGCGGCGTGATCGGCAACGGCGTGGCGCTCGATCCGGAGGCGCTGCTGGCCGAGATCGCGCGGATGGTCGAGCTCGGCGTGTCGGTGACGCCCGACAATCTGTCGATCGCGGAGAACGCGACACTCGTCCTGCCGATTCACCGCGCAATCGACGAGGCGCAGGAGCGCCTGCGACGCGAGCCGATCGGCACGACGCTGCGAGGAATCGGGCCGGCCTACGAGGACAAGGTCGGCCGCCGCGCACTGCGCGTCGCCGATCTCGCGGAACCGGACCGGCTCGCCGACAAACTCGACGTACTGGTCGACCACCACAACGCGCGGTTTCGCGGTCTTGGGCTCGCGCCAAGCTCGCGCGACGCGATGCTGGCGACGCTGGTCGAGCTCGCGCCGAAGATCCTGCCGTTCGTGCGACCCGTATGGGCCGAGCTGAACGACGCTCACGCGCGCGGCGAGCGCATCCTGTTCGAAGGCTCGCAGGCCGTGATGCTCGACATCGACTGGGGAACCTATCCGTTCGTGACCTCGTCCGGCACGATCGCGTCGGCGGCTGCGGCCGGCACCGGCCTCGGTGCATCGAAGCTCGGCCACGTGCTCGGCGTGACGAAGGCCTATGCGACACGGGTCGGGGGCGGCCCGTTCCTCACCGAACTCGACAACGCGACCGGCGAGCGATTGCGCACCCGCGGGCGGGAATTCGGCGTCAACACCGGCCGGCCGCGTCGTTGCGGATGGCTCGACGCAGCGCAGTTGCGTCAGGCCGTTTGCGTGTCCGGCATCGATTCGCTCGCGCTCACGAAGCTCGATGTGCTCGACGGCTTCGAGTCGATCGCGCTGTGCGTCGGCTACGAACTCGACGGCGCCCGCATCGCTCACTTGCCCACGAGCCTCGATGCGCAGTTGCGCGTGCGGCCCATCTACGAGGAATTCGCCGGCTGGGACGGCACGGTGAAAGGCGTACGTGAGCGTGCGGCATTACCGCGTGCCGCGCAGGCTTTCATCGAGCGGGTCGAGGCGGTCGCGGGCGCGCCGGTGTCGATGATCACGACCGGCGCCGAGCGCGACGACACGATCGTGCTGAGCAATCCGTTCGACTTCGAACGCGCCTGA
- a CDS encoding LysR family transcriptional regulator — MDTLQMMRIFVRVAEEGSFTSAAQRLDITTAYASRSVAQLETHLRTRLLNRSTRRIALTDAGQRYLDRCQRILGYIDEAEAEAADAQVKPSGRLHVHATTSFGQAYLVPAVVRYRQRYPSVAVELTLSQHVPDIIDEGYDVSLQLSTTELPDSGLISQRLGDVHSVLCAAPAYLKEHGTPRTVRDLESHACLQIVTPIFPRDRWHLDGPDGRETFELPTSDFQVNIAEALGAALRAGLGIGSLPMSTAVPALASGALVRVLPEYRLQKLTVYTLYASRQYLDAKIRTFVEFLRECVPEMLAADEAALRGTCVS, encoded by the coding sequence ATGGATACGTTACAGATGATGCGCATTTTCGTCCGGGTGGCGGAGGAGGGCAGCTTTACGAGCGCGGCCCAGCGGCTGGACATCACGACTGCATACGCGTCGCGCTCGGTCGCACAACTCGAAACGCATCTGCGCACGCGCTTGCTCAACCGCAGCACGCGCCGCATCGCGTTGACCGATGCGGGGCAACGTTACCTCGATCGCTGCCAGCGCATTCTCGGCTATATCGACGAAGCGGAAGCCGAGGCGGCAGACGCCCAGGTGAAACCCTCCGGCCGCCTGCATGTGCACGCGACGACGAGTTTCGGTCAGGCGTACCTGGTGCCGGCGGTGGTGCGCTACCGGCAGCGCTATCCGTCGGTGGCGGTGGAACTCACGCTGTCGCAGCATGTACCCGATATCATCGACGAAGGCTACGACGTGTCGCTGCAATTGAGCACGACGGAACTGCCCGATTCAGGGCTGATCTCGCAGCGGCTCGGCGATGTGCACAGCGTGCTGTGCGCGGCGCCGGCGTACCTGAAGGAGCACGGTACGCCGCGCACGGTGCGCGATCTCGAATCGCATGCCTGCCTGCAGATCGTCACGCCGATATTTCCGCGCGATCGCTGGCATCTCGACGGCCCCGACGGCCGCGAAACATTCGAGCTGCCGACGTCCGATTTCCAGGTCAATATCGCCGAGGCACTGGGCGCCGCGCTGCGTGCGGGCCTCGGGATCGGCTCGTTGCCGATGTCGACCGCAGTGCCCGCACTGGCGAGCGGTGCGCTGGTGCGCGTGCTGCCCGAGTATCGGCTGCAGAAGCTGACCGTCTACACGCTCTACGCATCGCGCCAGTATCTCGATGCGAAGATCCGGACGTTCGTCGAGTTCCTGCGGGAGTGCGTTCCCGAAATGCTGGCAGCCGATGAAGCGGCGCTGCGCGGGACCTGCGTGTCGTGA